The proteins below come from a single Caenibius sp. WL genomic window:
- the folD gene encoding bifunctional methylenetetrahydrofolate dehydrogenase/methenyltetrahydrofolate cyclohydrolase FolD translates to MSAQLIDGKAFAEGLREKVGTLAAAFEASAGRKAGLAVVLVGEDPASQVYVKSKGKQTVACGMESFEHKLPATASEAELLGLIERLNADRAVDGILVQLPLPAHLDEQKVIATIAPGKDVDGFHIINAGRLAVGQDGFVPCTPLGCLMLLKDRLGDLSGLDAVVIGRSNIVGKPMAQLLLQESCTVTVAHSRTKDLPGVVRRADIVVAAVGRPEMVKADWIKPGATVIDVGINRLPPEPGQGKGRLVGDVDFTGAREVAGAITPVPGGVGPMTIAVLLRNALVAAYRHESLDLAQDAL, encoded by the coding sequence GTGAGCGCGCAGTTGATTGACGGGAAGGCCTTTGCCGAAGGTCTGCGGGAAAAGGTCGGCACGCTGGCCGCCGCGTTCGAAGCCAGCGCGGGCCGCAAGGCGGGCCTCGCCGTGGTGCTGGTGGGGGAAGACCCGGCCAGCCAAGTCTATGTGAAATCCAAGGGCAAGCAGACGGTTGCCTGCGGGATGGAAAGTTTCGAGCACAAGCTGCCCGCCACCGCCAGCGAAGCGGAATTGCTGGGCCTGATCGAACGGCTCAACGCCGATCGCGCGGTCGACGGTATTTTGGTGCAATTGCCGCTGCCCGCCCATCTCGACGAGCAGAAAGTGATCGCCACCATCGCGCCGGGCAAGGATGTGGACGGTTTCCATATCATCAACGCCGGGCGCCTGGCCGTGGGGCAGGACGGTTTCGTGCCCTGCACGCCGCTGGGCTGCCTGATGCTGCTGAAAGACAGGCTGGGCGATCTTTCGGGCCTCGATGCCGTGGTCATCGGCCGGTCGAACATCGTCGGCAAGCCGATGGCGCAACTGCTGCTGCAGGAAAGCTGCACGGTGACCGTGGCTCATAGCCGGACGAAGGACCTGCCCGGCGTGGTGCGCCGCGCCGATATCGTGGTGGCGGCGGTGGGCCGCCCCGAAATGGTCAAGGCCGACTGGATCAAGCCGGGGGCGACCGTGATCGATGTCGGGATCAACCGCCTGCCGCCCGAACCGGGGCAGGGCAAGGGGCGTCTCGTCGGCGATGTCGATTTCACCGGCGCGCGCGAAGTGGCCGGCGCGATCACACCGGTTCCGGGCGGGGTCGGGCCGATGACGATTGCCGTGCTGCTGCGCAATGCGCTGGTTGCGGCCTATCGCCATGAAAGCCTCGATCTGGCGCAAGACGCGCTGTGA
- a CDS encoding YggT family protein, whose protein sequence is MILLTIAQILDLLISVVVTLVIVQFVLGLLIAFNVVNMSNQFVSAIWTALNALLQPLLAPIRRIMPNTGAIDFSPLVLIIGLQILQIIVGNLARAM, encoded by the coding sequence GTGATACTCCTCACCATTGCCCAGATTCTCGACCTGCTGATTTCGGTCGTCGTGACGCTGGTGATCGTCCAGTTCGTTCTGGGCCTGCTGATCGCTTTCAATGTCGTGAATATGAGCAACCAGTTCGTCTCCGCTATCTGGACGGCGCTCAACGCCCTGCTTCAGCCCTTGCTGGCGCCCATTCGCCGGATCATGCCCAACACCGGCGCCATCGACTTTTCGCCGCTGGTGCTGATTATCGGGTTGCAGATCCTCCAGATCATTGTCGGAAACCTTGCGAGGGCCATGTGA
- a CDS encoding LON peptidase substrate-binding domain-containing protein, producing the protein MTVKRLSIFPLSGAILYPGLRLPLHIFEPRYRAMVSDALVRDRRIAMIQPQNGEEGAPLFSIGCIGKIEDVEALEDGRFNIVLDGEHRFRILRELDVATPFRQIEAELIDDPEHEALSAVERADFERTARDYADHQGYSVDWDAVTRLDDTALINGVSQIVPFDAASKQALLEAPDLASRCELLVQLMQFFGRRSGDDDRVTLQ; encoded by the coding sequence GTGACTGTCAAACGCCTTTCGATCTTTCCCCTTTCGGGCGCGATTCTCTATCCGGGCCTGCGCCTGCCGCTGCATATCTTCGAACCGCGTTACCGCGCGATGGTGAGCGACGCGCTGGTGCGCGACCGCCGCATTGCCATGATTCAGCCGCAGAACGGGGAAGAAGGCGCCCCGCTGTTCTCCATCGGCTGCATCGGCAAGATCGAGGATGTCGAAGCCTTGGAAGACGGCCGGTTCAACATCGTGCTGGATGGGGAACACCGGTTCCGCATCCTGCGCGAACTGGACGTGGCCACGCCGTTCCGCCAGATTGAGGCCGAGCTGATCGACGATCCCGAGCATGAAGCGTTGAGCGCGGTCGAACGCGCCGATTTCGAACGCACGGCGCGCGATTATGCCGATCATCAGGGTTACAGCGTGGATTGGGATGCGGTCACCCGGCTGGACGATACCGCACTGATCAACGGCGTGTCGCAAATCGTCCCGTTCGATGCCGCATCCAAGCAAGCGCTGCTGGAAGCGCCCGATCTGGCCAGCCGGTGCGAATTGCTGGTACAGTTGATGCAGTTCTTCGGCCGCCGTTCGGGCGACGATGACCGGGTGACCCTGCAATAG
- a CDS encoding DNA starvation/stationary phase protection protein: MAQAGDNAKTALVDELNAAVADHFALYLKTKNFHWHVAGPRFHDLHLLFDEQATAVFGLIDVMAERVRKLDADTVTSIGSIAKRTAVKDQDNAALSADEMVEELRHDNAALVTRFKTIKQLAGDAGDNATEGLVDDWTDQAERRVWFLAQTLK, encoded by the coding sequence ATGGCCCAAGCGGGTGACAATGCGAAAACGGCTCTGGTCGACGAACTGAACGCGGCGGTGGCGGATCACTTCGCGCTCTATCTCAAGACCAAGAACTTCCACTGGCACGTGGCAGGACCGCGCTTTCATGACCTGCACCTGTTGTTCGACGAACAGGCGACCGCCGTGTTTGGCCTGATCGACGTAATGGCCGAACGGGTGCGCAAGCTGGATGCCGATACGGTCACTTCGATCGGGTCGATTGCCAAGCGCACGGCGGTGAAGGATCAGGATAACGCCGCGCTTTCGGCCGATGAAATGGTCGAGGAATTGCGCCATGACAACGCCGCACTGGTGACCCGTTTCAAGACGATCAAGCAACTGGCGGGTGACGCCGGCGACAATGCGACCGAAGGGCTGGTGGACGACTGGACCGATCAGGCCGAACGCCGCG
- a CDS encoding tetratricopeptide repeat protein, translating into MGLNLEEQKAVDRFRKDVAEPSMTKLVILDFWAEWCGPCKALAPMLEKVCAEYADKGVVLAKVNVDEEQFIAAQFQVRSIPTVYAMFQGQPVADLTNARSESQLRQVLDQLLAKLPIDGGDAQAPDVAQFIAMGEEVLAEGDGERAASIFGQVVEMAPDSAPAHAGLIRALIAAGRIAEAQEVLATLPMDVAGDPALAQARSALALAENAPDDSELTSLREAAKANPADMDAQFALANAAFAAGHRDEAADTLLAMIRSAPEWQEGAAKAKLLQIFEAVGLEDPWVATTRRKLSLILFG; encoded by the coding sequence ATGGGTCTCAATCTCGAAGAACAGAAAGCGGTGGACCGGTTCCGCAAGGACGTGGCGGAGCCGTCGATGACGAAACTCGTCATCCTGGATTTCTGGGCCGAATGGTGCGGGCCGTGCAAGGCGCTTGCCCCCATGCTGGAAAAGGTCTGCGCCGAATATGCCGACAAGGGCGTGGTGCTGGCCAAGGTCAATGTCGATGAGGAACAGTTCATAGCGGCGCAGTTCCAGGTCCGTTCGATCCCCACCGTCTATGCCATGTTCCAGGGGCAGCCGGTGGCCGATCTCACCAATGCACGCAGCGAATCGCAATTGCGCCAGGTGCTGGATCAGTTGCTAGCCAAGCTGCCGATCGATGGCGGCGACGCGCAGGCCCCCGATGTGGCGCAGTTTATCGCCATGGGCGAAGAGGTGCTGGCCGAAGGCGACGGCGAACGTGCGGCGAGCATTTTCGGACAGGTCGTCGAAATGGCGCCCGACAGCGCCCCGGCGCATGCCGGGCTGATCCGCGCGCTGATCGCGGCAGGGCGGATTGCCGAAGCGCAGGAGGTGCTGGCCACGCTGCCCATGGATGTGGCGGGCGATCCCGCGCTGGCGCAGGCGCGCTCCGCTCTCGCGCTGGCGGAAAACGCACCGGACGATAGCGAACTGACCAGCCTGCGCGAGGCCGCCAAGGCCAATCCCGCAGATATGGATGCCCAGTTCGCCCTTGCCAACGCGGCCTTTGCCGCAGGCCACCGGGACGAGGCGGCCGATACGTTGCTGGCGATGATCCGCAGCGCACCCGAATGGCAGGAAGGCGCGGCCAAGGCCAAGCTGCTGCAGATTTTCGAAGCGGTCGGACTGGAAGACCCGTGGGTCGCCACGACCCGCCGCAAACTGTCGCTGATCCTGTTCGGATAA
- a CDS encoding MarC family protein, which yields MFEVFASAFVTLFVVIDPPGCAPIFAGLSSGASPHRQHRMALRAAGVAFVILVLFALFGESLLGALHIELDAFRIAGGIMLFMIALEMVFERRTRRREERAEKVRAAHEVDHAVEDIAIFPMAMPMLAGPGGIASVMLLMAQAPGMAASLAVLAALTLVMAVTLVMLLMATPLMRIFGSQVESVVTRLLGVVLAALAVQFVIDGVRGSLAG from the coding sequence ATGTTCGAAGTGTTCGCCTCGGCTTTCGTCACGCTGTTCGTCGTGATCGATCCGCCGGGGTGTGCACCGATCTTTGCCGGGCTTTCCAGCGGGGCCAGCCCGCACCGGCAGCACCGCATGGCTCTCCGCGCCGCCGGGGTCGCTTTCGTTATTCTCGTGCTGTTCGCGTTGTTCGGCGAATCCCTGCTGGGCGCGCTGCACATCGAACTGGATGCCTTCCGCATCGCGGGCGGGATCATGCTGTTCATGATCGCGCTGGAAATGGTGTTCGAACGCCGCACCCGCCGCCGGGAAGAACGGGCGGAAAAAGTGCGCGCCGCGCACGAGGTGGATCATGCGGTGGAAGATATCGCGATCTTCCCCATGGCGATGCCGATGCTGGCCGGCCCCGGGGGGATTGCATCGGTGATGCTGCTGATGGCGCAGGCACCGGGCATGGCCGCCTCACTCGCGGTGCTGGCGGCGCTGACTCTGGTCATGGCGGTGACGCTGGTCATGTTGCTGATGGCCACGCCGCTCATGCGGATTTTCGGCAGTCAGGTCGAATCGGTGGTCACCCGCCTGCTGGGCGTGGTTCTGGCGGCGCTGGCGGTGCAGTTCGTGATCGACGGGGTGCGCGGCAGTCTTGCCGGGTGA